A single window of Malus sylvestris chromosome 5, drMalSylv7.2, whole genome shotgun sequence DNA harbors:
- the LOC126623527 gene encoding 40S ribosomal protein S29 — protein MGHSNVWNSHPKNYGPGSRTCRVCGNPHGLIRKYGLMCCRQCFRSNAKEIGFIKYR, from the exons ATGGGGCACTCAAACGTCTGGAATTCTCACCCTAAGAACTACGGCCCTGGATCCCGCACCTG TCGCGTGTGTGGAAACCCTCATGGGTTGATCAGGAAGTACGGCCTCATGTGCTGCAGGCAGTGCTTCCGCAGCAATGCCAAGGAGATCGGCTTCATTAAG TACCGTTAA